In one Oncorhynchus masou masou isolate Uvic2021 chromosome 23, UVic_Omas_1.1, whole genome shotgun sequence genomic region, the following are encoded:
- the LOC135511047 gene encoding serine/threonine-protein phosphatase 2A 55 kDa regulatory subunit B delta isoform, whose amino-acid sequence MAGVAGGNDFQWCFSQVKGAIDEDVAEADIISTVEFNHSGELLATGDKGGRVVIFQHEQECKNRPNLRGEYNVYSTFQSHEPEFDYLKSLEIEEKINKIRWLPQQNSAHFLLSTNDKTIKLWKIGERDKRAEGYNLKDEDGRLRDPFRITSLRVPVLMPMDLMVEASPRRVFANAHTYHINSISVNSDHQTYLSADDLRINLWHLEITDRSFNIVDIKPANMEELTEVITAAECHPNQCNVFVYSSSKGTIRLCDMRTAALCDSHTKFFEEPEDPSSRSFFSEIISSISDVKFSHSGRYMMTRDYLSVKVWDLNMENRPVETYQVHEYLRSKLCSLYENDCIFDKFECCWNGSDSAIMTGSYNNFFRMFDRNTRKDITLEASRESSKPRATLKPRKVSTGGKRKKDEISVDSLDFNKKILHTAWHPKENVIAVAATNNLYIFQDKIN is encoded by the exons ATGGCAG GAGTTGCCGGTGGAAATGATTTTCAGTGGTGTTTCTCACAAGTGAAAGGGGCGATAGATGAAGATGTTGCAGAAG CTGATATCATCTCAACGGTTGAATTCAACCACTCTGGAGAGTTGCTAGCAACTGGAGACAAGGGAGGCAGAGTTGTCATATTTCAACATGAACAGGAG TGTAAAAATCGACCAAACCTGCGAGGGGAATACAATGTTTATAGCACTTTTCAGAGTCACGAACCTGAATTTGACTACTTGAAAAGTTTAGAAATTGAGGAAAAAATTAACAAAATAAGATGGTTACCCCAACAAAACTCGGCTCACTTTCTACTCTCAACAAATG ATAAAACTATCAAATTGTGGAAAATCGGTGAACGAGACAAGCGGGCTGAGGGTTACAACTTGAAAGACGAAGACGGACGTCTCAGGGATCCCTTTAGAATTACTTCCCTACGG GTGCCAGTGCTGATGCCCATGGATCTCATGGTAGAAGCAAGTCCTCGTAGGGTGTTTGCCAACGCTCACACATATCATATTAATTCAATTTCTGTAAATAGCGATCATCAAACATACCTCTCCGCGGATGATCTAAGAATTAATCTATGGCACTTGGAAATCACAGACCGAAGTTTTA ACATTGTAGACATCAAGCCTGCCAACATGGAGGAACTGACAGAGGTGATCACAGCGGCTGAGTGCCATCCAAACCAATGCAATGTATTTGTGTACAGCAGTAGCAAAGGCACCATACGCCTCTGTGACATGCGAACAGCAGCACTCTGCGATAGCCACACCAAGT TCTTTGAGGAGCCTGAGGATCCAAGCAGCAGGTCATTTTTCTCTGAGATCATCTCGTCCATCTCTGATGTGAAGTTCAGTCACAGCGGGCGCTACATGATGACACGGGACTACCTCTCCGTCAAGGTGTGGGACCTCAACATGGAGAACAGGCCAGTCGAGACATATCAG GTTCATGAATACCTTCGGAGCAAGCTTTGCTCGTTATATGAAAATGATTGCATCTTCGACAAGTTTGAGTGCTGCTGGAACGGTAGCGACAG TGCCATCATGACCGGCTCCTACAACAACTTTTTCCGTATGTTTGACCGCAACACCAGGAAGGACATCACACTGGAGGCCTCTAGGGAGAGCAGCAAACCGCGGGCTACACTCAAACCCCGCAAAGTCTCCACCGGTGGCAAGAGGAAGAAAGACGAAATTAGCGTGGACAGCCTGGACTTCAACAAGAAGATCCTGCACACCGCCTGGCACCCCAAAGAAAACGTCATCGCTGTGGCGGCCACCAACAACCTGTACATATTCCAGGACAAGATCAACTAA
- the bnip4 gene encoding BCL2 interacting protein 4 isoform X2 — MSLQKEIPYEESLQGSWVELHYNTGSGSQVCQEQISTTALDVDLEKLLLDAQHESSRSTSRGSSQCDSPLRSQTPLLLFRGSEGNSSQSEEDNQERIQEVENLLKKNAGWIWDWSSRPENNPPKEFLLKHPRRSASLSIRKTNVMKKGGVLSPDFLKLFLPSLFISHILAVGLGIYIGRRLSTYSNC, encoded by the exons ATGTCGCTTCAGAAGGAAATTCCGTATGAGGAGAGCTTGCAGG GTTCCTGGGTGGAGTTGCACTATAACACCGGCAGTGGGAGTCAGGTGTGCCAGGAGCAGATCTCAACAACTGCTCTTGATGTAGACCTGGAGAAGTTACTACTAGACGCCCAACACGAGTCAAGCAGGAGTACCTCGAGAGGAAGCTCACAATGTGACAG TCCACTTAGGTCACAGACTCCTCTTCTTCTGTTTAGAGGCTCAGAGGGAAACAGTTCACAG TCTGAGGAAGATAACCAAGAAAGAATTCAGGAAGTAGAGAATCTACTGAAGAAGAATGCTGGCTGGATCTGGGACTGGTCCAGTCGTCCTGAGAACAACCCACCAAA GGAGTTTCTGCTGAAACACCCCAGGCGCTCAGCCTCGCTCAGCATCAGGAAGACCAACGTCATGAAGAAAGGAGGAGTTCTCTCCCCTGACTTCCTCAAGCTTTTCCTTCCTTCATTATTCATTTCTCATATACTCGCAGTTGGCCTGGG GATATACATTGGGAGGCGCCTCAGCACATACAGCAACTGCTGA
- the bnip4 gene encoding BCL2 interacting protein 4 isoform X1, whose protein sequence is MSLQKEIPYEESLQGSWVELHYNTGSGSQVCQEQISTTALDVDLEKLLLDAQHESSRSTSRGSSQCDSPLRSQTPLLLFRGSEGNSSQSEEDNQERIQEVENLLKKNAGWIWDWSSRPENNPPKCIVPRNYIQEFLLKHPRRSASLSIRKTNVMKKGGVLSPDFLKLFLPSLFISHILAVGLGIYIGRRLSTYSNC, encoded by the exons ATGTCGCTTCAGAAGGAAATTCCGTATGAGGAGAGCTTGCAGG GTTCCTGGGTGGAGTTGCACTATAACACCGGCAGTGGGAGTCAGGTGTGCCAGGAGCAGATCTCAACAACTGCTCTTGATGTAGACCTGGAGAAGTTACTACTAGACGCCCAACACGAGTCAAGCAGGAGTACCTCGAGAGGAAGCTCACAATGTGACAG TCCACTTAGGTCACAGACTCCTCTTCTTCTGTTTAGAGGCTCAGAGGGAAACAGTTCACAG TCTGAGGAAGATAACCAAGAAAGAATTCAGGAAGTAGAGAATCTACTGAAGAAGAATGCTGGCTGGATCTGGGACTGGTCCAGTCGTCCTGAGAACAACCCACCAAAGTGCATAGTACCTCGTAATTATATACA GGAGTTTCTGCTGAAACACCCCAGGCGCTCAGCCTCGCTCAGCATCAGGAAGACCAACGTCATGAAGAAAGGAGGAGTTCTCTCCCCTGACTTCCTCAAGCTTTTCCTTCCTTCATTATTCATTTCTCATATACTCGCAGTTGGCCTGGG GATATACATTGGGAGGCGCCTCAGCACATACAGCAACTGCTGA